In a genomic window of Trichoderma atroviride chromosome 4, complete sequence:
- a CDS encoding uncharacterized protein (EggNog:ENOG41~TransMembrane:7 (n8-19c24/25o159-180i230-250o270-288i309-330o350-369i376-394o406-424i)~SECRETED:SignalP(1-19)), with protein sequence MLSRIHYLLCLLFAACALAAKPLSKEVCGASCYYTLSKTKFASDNTTEQTLCTHPLRVTSTYLCIWEHCEESEIAPGIAWWAATCKKSSKVVNLKIYESTTANATQAYIDSLPTVEQVQKAIVDVVSRPSDSNWNQVHRTVLTYWTNIVYHQKLRWIPYAYWGLVLFLGTVSHAIASIPVKRSSQPVRKNNAAAKVKGWFHRNLMMAPTFSYHHHQPLGWFIVPLRLQSLVIAGYIITQIFMLAFHYPVFSGNIYYKTIAGQVCRIMGDRLGIFMTAEMPLIFLFAGRSNPFVYLTGWSYRTFSIFHRWIALILTIEGIIHGCVFSAYYVNEQGWSGYHEELSTDPTFKYGLLMVIALSLSAAFAFGPIRSRIYEFFKAFHISLTAIFLAALFYHIKDQFKGLYKVWVWACVGIWAGDHVLRLLRVLAMNYKSFLGQGSLALASYSEETGMIRLQVKPSINGKRQTPGTYFFVYFPGMRFWETHPFTLAGRSKQIDNVPIYNSSSDQPSDKENGTQTPRVTEVTSEQGDTHMTFMIRPRDGMTRRLRDKLLSKGESGPLRVRVFLEGPYGTPARLDHFDDILFIAGGSGITTVLPYLRMFFEDQASQTPPNVHLAWAVRDEGFVRDVLANDLRATEGSAFAASKLNMEFYITSGASGTSTPTPVSKEAGNATSDSRFKRVRPDIHSMVDDFVNKSQGRAAVFVCGPAEIADTTRQAVIRQTRKVHVDVELFEEMFVW encoded by the exons ATGCTGTCACGGATACACTACCTGCTGTGCCTGCTTTTCGCAGCCTGTGCTCTGGCGGCCAAGCCCCTTAGCAAAGAGGTTTGCGGTGCTTCCTGCTATTACACATTGAGCAAGACCAAGTTCGCCTCGGATAACACAACAGAGCAAACGCTTTGCACTCACCCGTTGCGTGTCACTTCAACATACTTGTGTATCTGGGAACACTGTGAAGAATCGGAAATAGCACCTGGTATCGCCTGGTGGGCTGCGACGTGTAAGAAGTCTTCCAAGGTGGTCAACCTCAAGATATACGAAAGCACCACTGCCAATGCCACGCAAGCATACATCGATAGCCTCCCTACTGTCGAGCAGGTGCAGAAAGCCATCGTTGATGTTGTGTCGAGGCCATCGGATTCGAACTGGAACCAAGTTCATCGAACCGTCCTCACTTACTGGACCAACATTGTATACCACCAGAAGCTGAG ATGGATCCCTTATGCCTACTGGGGATTGGTGCTTTTCCTGGGCACAGTCAGCCACGCAATTGCTTCGATTCCAGTGAAACGGTCTAGCCAGCCGGTCCGAAAGaacaatgcagcagcaaaagtaAAGGGATGGTTCCATCGAAACCTCATGATGGCTCCTACATTCTCAtaccatcaccaccagcctctGGGATGGTTCATCGTCCCGCTTCGGTTACAATCTCTGGTCATTGCCGGTTACATCATCACCCAAATCTTCATGCTGGCTTTCCATTACCCTGTGTTCTCAGGCAATATTTA CTACAAAACCATCGCAGGCCAGGTGTGCAGAATTATGGGAGACAGGCTTGGTATCTTCATGACAGCTGAGATGCCACTAATCTTTCTCTTTGCCGGACGATCAAATCCCTTCGTTTACCTCACCGGATGGAGCTACAGGACATTTAGCATCTTCCATCGCTGGATAGCACTGATCTTGACTATTGAGGGTATTATCCACGGTTGTGTATTCTCAGCCTACTATGTCAACG AGCAAGGATGGTCTGGCTACCACGAAGAGTTATCAACTGATCCTACTTTCAAATACGGACTTCTT ATGGTCATAGCCTTGTCACTTTCCGCAGCTTTTGCCTTTGGCCCCATCCGCAGTCGAATCTACGAATTCTTCAAAGCTTTTCACATTTCCCTGACAGCCATCTTCCTTGCCGCGTTGTTCTA TCACATCAAGGACCAGTTCAAAGGCCTATACAAGGTCTGGGTGTGGGCTTGCGTTGGTATATGGGCCGGTGACCATGTCCTCCGCCTACTGCGAGTCCTTGCCATGAACTACAAGTCATTCCTCGGACAAGGCTCGCTGGCATTAGCCAGTTACAGCGAAGAGACTGGCATGATTCGGCTCCAGGTCAAGCCTTCTATCAATGGCAAGCGCCAAACTCCAGGAACTTACTTCTTCGTATACTTTCCGGGCATGCGCTTTTGGGAGACACACCCATTCACTCTGGCTGGAAGGTCCAAGCAAATCGACAATGTTCCGATatacaacagcagcagcgatcaGCCGAGCGACAAGGAGAACGGCACACAAACTCCTCGCGTGACCGAAGTGACCTCCGAACAAGGCGATACTCACATGACATTTATGATCCGTCCTCGAGACGGAATGACTCGAAGACTACGAGACAAGCTATTGAGCAAAGGTGAATCCGGCCCGCTTCGTGTCAGGGTCTTTCTTGAGGGTCCCTACGGTACACCTGCTCGCCTCGACCATTTCGACGATATTCTCTTTATTGCTGGAGGCAGTGGAATTACTACTGTGTTGCCATACCTCCGCATGTTCTTCGAAGACCAAGCATCACAGACACCTCCGAATGTGCACCTGGCTTGGGCTGTGCGAGACGAAGGTTTCGTTCGAGACGTGCTTGCCAATGACCTCCGAGCTACTGAGGGATCTGCCTTTGCGGCATCGAAGCTCAACATGGAGTTCTACATTACTTCGGGGGCTTCAGGCACTTCTACTCCCACGCCAGTGTCAAAGGAAGCAGGCAATGCCACTTCTGACTCTAGATTCAAAAGAGTGCGTCCTGACATTCACTCAATGGTTGATGATTTTGTCAACAAATCTCAGGGCCGAGCAGCCGTGTTTGTCTGCGGCCCGGCTGAGATTGCTGATACAACACGGCAGGCCGTGATTAGGCAAACAAGGAAGGTTCATGTTGACGTTGAGCTCTTTGAGGAGATGTTTGTTTGGTAA